One stretch of Bremerella cremea DNA includes these proteins:
- a CDS encoding slipin family protein — MLFIKTIKIKKFEIGLLFREGDFTHIVEPGTHHLFDPWNKCRVAIHSQRDAFFADEQLDVIVKSGVLAERAKVLDLKQHQRALVWVDGRFDRVLGPGLYAYWTKFREIVVETYDARDVRFEHAQLKSMWQNTTARQHLEFYDINRDCAGVLFIDGRYVESLGPGTYAYWRGIADIKLVETDLRETMLDIGGQDIMTADKVTLRINAVATYKIVDAKLSVTASNSLEQSLYREVQLALRSVIGSKDLDSLLSAKETVAEELETIVRRRAGELGLAIVSVGIRDVILPGDMKDLLNKVMEAKKAAEANLIARREEVAAIRSQANTAKMLADSPTLMRLRELEVLEKIAQTGKLNIVLGEKGLADRLTTML; from the coding sequence ATGTTGTTCATCAAAACGATCAAAATTAAGAAGTTTGAAATCGGCCTATTGTTCCGCGAAGGGGACTTCACGCATATCGTGGAGCCAGGCACACACCATCTTTTTGACCCTTGGAACAAATGCCGCGTTGCGATTCATTCGCAGCGTGACGCATTCTTTGCGGACGAACAACTAGACGTGATCGTCAAGTCTGGCGTACTTGCTGAACGCGCCAAAGTGCTCGACTTAAAGCAGCACCAGCGTGCTTTGGTTTGGGTCGATGGTCGTTTCGATCGTGTCCTTGGGCCAGGCTTGTATGCCTACTGGACGAAGTTTCGGGAAATCGTTGTAGAAACGTACGATGCCCGTGACGTCCGCTTCGAGCATGCGCAACTCAAATCGATGTGGCAAAACACGACGGCTCGTCAGCACCTCGAGTTCTACGACATCAACCGCGACTGCGCTGGTGTGTTGTTCATCGACGGGCGTTATGTCGAATCGCTCGGACCAGGCACATATGCGTACTGGCGCGGTATTGCTGACATTAAGTTGGTAGAAACCGACCTGCGCGAGACGATGCTGGACATCGGCGGTCAGGACATCATGACCGCCGACAAGGTAACTTTGCGGATTAACGCTGTGGCAACCTATAAGATTGTCGACGCCAAGTTGTCCGTCACCGCCAGCAACAGCCTGGAGCAGTCGCTCTACCGGGAAGTGCAGTTGGCTTTACGAAGTGTAATCGGTTCCAAGGATCTCGATTCCCTTCTATCTGCCAAGGAAACGGTTGCGGAAGAGTTGGAAACGATCGTCCGTCGCCGAGCCGGTGAATTAGGACTAGCGATTGTCAGCGTCGGAATCCGAGATGTGATTCTGCCTGGCGACATGAAGGACCTGTTGAATAAGGTAATGGAAGCCAAGAAGGCAGCCGAAGCCAACCTCATTGCTCGCCGCGAGGAAGTCGCCGCAATACGGAGCCAGGCCAACACCGCCAAAATGCTGGCCGATAGTCCAACCTTAATGCGACTTCGCGAACTCGAAGTTCTGGAAAAGATCGCCCAGACCGGCAAACTCAACATCGTGCTAGGAGAAAAAGGCCTAGCCGATCGCTTGACGACGATGCTGTAA
- a CDS encoding TIGR01457 family HAD-type hydrolase has protein sequence MSKGFLIDMDGVIYRGSQMIPGADQFIRQLREDGTPFLFLTNNSQRTRRDVVTKLARMGINVDEQHVFTCAMATARFLAQQKPNGTAYVLGEGGLLNALHQNGYSVVDHDPDFVVVGEGRTLNWDMLETATQMILDGAKLIATNDDPNCPTSRGTRPGAGAAIAFLEKATGRKALSIGKPSPLMMRMARKEIGLETSETVMIGDTMETDILGGVQMGYQTILVLSGGTKRENVIEHPYHPDLIIESVAELVRPSVDRVSLKTPVGVPDHEESAERFVASLRH, from the coding sequence ATGAGTAAGGGATTTTTGATCGACATGGATGGCGTCATCTACCGTGGCAGCCAGATGATCCCTGGTGCGGACCAATTCATCCGACAGCTACGAGAAGATGGAACCCCCTTTCTGTTTCTAACGAACAACAGCCAACGCACCCGTCGAGATGTGGTGACGAAGCTGGCACGCATGGGCATTAATGTCGACGAGCAACACGTCTTTACCTGTGCCATGGCAACGGCGCGGTTCCTGGCACAACAGAAACCGAACGGCACTGCCTATGTCCTGGGTGAAGGAGGGCTGCTGAATGCGTTGCACCAGAACGGTTATTCGGTGGTCGACCATGACCCCGATTTTGTCGTCGTCGGCGAAGGTCGAACGCTCAACTGGGACATGCTAGAAACCGCAACGCAAATGATTTTGGATGGCGCCAAGCTCATCGCCACCAACGATGACCCGAACTGTCCCACATCGCGAGGCACGCGGCCTGGTGCAGGGGCAGCGATTGCCTTTTTAGAAAAGGCGACCGGACGCAAAGCATTAAGCATTGGCAAACCGAGTCCGCTGATGATGCGCATGGCCCGGAAGGAGATCGGCCTGGAAACATCCGAAACGGTGATGATTGGTGATACCATGGAAACCGATATTCTGGGCGGCGTTCAAATGGGATATCAGACGATCTTGGTGCTCTCAGGAGGCACCAAACGTGAAAACGTTATCGAACATCCTTATCACCCCGATTTGATTATCGAATCGGTGGCCGAGCTCGTTCGACCATCGGTTGATCGAGTCAGTTTAAAAACTCCGGTAGGTGTTCCTGATCACGAAGAGTCGGCGGAACGCTTTGTGGCTTCGTTGCGGCACTAA
- a CDS encoding PQQ-binding-like beta-propeller repeat protein yields the protein MSRWFYFASLTIAVFLSSVSYTVAGPYRLVMQGNDKLAIVDQDGKIEWEMPWGGIHDIHVLDNGHIMVQQGAAKIAEIDPQTKQVVWSYDSAQSNGNAGTRIEVHAFQPLEDGRVMIAESGRGRIIEIDRNGKLLKEIPLKRNQPNAHSDTRLVRKLDNGNYLVAQENDGFIREYDGQGKIVWEYEVPMFGQEPRGGHGPEAFGNKAFSAMRLANGNTLIATGNGHSVIEVTPEKEIVWKLTQNELPGITLAWVTTLEVLPNGNYMIGNCHAGPENPLLVEIDPKTKEVVWTFDRYDTFGNSAPNSQLLDVEGEVVR from the coding sequence ATGTCACGCTGGTTCTATTTTGCTTCCTTGACGATCGCTGTCTTCCTTTCTTCCGTTAGTTATACGGTGGCTGGCCCTTATCGTTTGGTAATGCAAGGAAACGACAAACTGGCGATCGTCGATCAAGATGGGAAGATTGAGTGGGAAATGCCTTGGGGTGGAATTCATGATATTCACGTGCTCGACAACGGCCACATCATGGTCCAACAAGGCGCTGCCAAAATTGCGGAAATCGATCCGCAGACCAAGCAAGTGGTTTGGTCCTACGATTCCGCCCAAAGCAATGGCAACGCAGGAACGCGAATTGAAGTTCACGCGTTCCAACCTTTGGAAGATGGTCGTGTCATGATTGCTGAATCTGGCCGAGGACGAATCATCGAGATCGATCGAAACGGCAAATTGCTCAAGGAAATTCCCCTCAAACGAAATCAACCGAATGCCCACTCCGATACCCGCTTGGTTCGTAAGTTAGACAACGGTAATTACTTGGTCGCCCAAGAAAACGATGGCTTCATTCGTGAGTACGACGGGCAAGGCAAGATCGTCTGGGAATACGAAGTCCCGATGTTCGGCCAGGAGCCTCGTGGTGGACACGGTCCCGAAGCTTTCGGCAACAAGGCTTTCAGTGCGATGCGACTGGCCAATGGAAACACGTTGATTGCCACCGGCAACGGGCATAGCGTAATTGAAGTGACTCCGGAGAAAGAAATCGTTTGGAAACTTACCCAAAACGAACTTCCCGGGATCACGTTGGCCTGGGTTACCACGTTGGAAGTGCTACCCAACGGAAACTACATGATTGGCAACTGCCACGCTGGCCCAGAAAACCCTCTGCTCGTTGAGATCGATCCGAAAACCAAAGAAGTGGTGTGGACCTTCGATCGCTATGATACTTTCGGCAACTCAGCACCGAACTCGCAATTGCTCGATGTCGAAGGAGAAGTGGTTCGCTAA
- a CDS encoding ThuA domain-containing protein, producing MAPIRCLVLLILFCISPSLSANPLVYEGESGVGHGKHIVFLAGDHEYRSEESLPAMARILAKRHGFKCTVLFSLDKKSGEIVPGSSYMPGTEALESADLMVVFLRFQDFPQEQMQPVVDYLKRGGPVVGMRTSTHAFNIPAKSEFARFSYNYEGEDFKLGFGRQILGETWAGHYGKNHVMSTRLDIVPAEKDHPILRGVQNAWVQSGGYWTEPREDCEVLAMAQPLAGMKPDSPVAEGKKPCPGVWVRHYQSESGKQGRVFTTTYGASEDLLNDGFRRMMINGCLWGVGLEDEITPDLAIGFVGPYQPVTFRFGGYRKGVKPAELQDWDSPILPDHGQSP from the coding sequence ATGGCTCCTATTCGCTGCTTGGTTTTGTTGATCTTGTTCTGTATCTCTCCATCCTTATCAGCCAATCCATTGGTTTATGAAGGAGAATCAGGTGTCGGACACGGCAAGCATATTGTCTTTTTAGCAGGCGATCATGAGTATCGTTCAGAGGAATCCTTACCGGCCATGGCACGTATTCTGGCGAAGCGGCATGGGTTCAAATGCACCGTCTTGTTTTCGCTTGATAAGAAGTCTGGCGAAATAGTACCTGGTTCTAGCTATATGCCAGGGACCGAGGCTTTAGAGTCGGCAGACCTGATGGTCGTCTTTCTGCGATTTCAAGATTTTCCCCAAGAGCAGATGCAGCCGGTAGTCGACTACTTGAAGCGTGGTGGCCCCGTTGTCGGCATGCGAACGTCAACACACGCTTTTAATATTCCAGCGAAATCAGAGTTTGCCCGCTTTAGCTACAACTACGAAGGAGAAGATTTCAAGTTGGGCTTTGGTCGACAAATCTTAGGAGAAACCTGGGCCGGGCACTATGGCAAGAATCACGTGATGAGTACCCGGTTAGACATCGTACCTGCCGAGAAAGATCATCCAATCTTGCGCGGCGTTCAAAATGCTTGGGTGCAATCGGGTGGCTACTGGACCGAGCCAAGGGAAGATTGCGAAGTGTTGGCCATGGCGCAGCCACTTGCCGGTATGAAACCTGATTCGCCGGTGGCAGAAGGAAAAAAGCCATGCCCAGGTGTTTGGGTACGACATTACCAATCCGAATCAGGCAAGCAGGGACGTGTCTTTACCACCACCTATGGCGCATCGGAAGATCTACTCAACGATGGATTCCGTCGCATGATGATTAACGGTTGCCTCTGGGGGGTGGGCTTGGAAGACGAAATTACGCCAGATTTAGCGATTGGTTTCGTAGGCCCTTATCAGCCGGTAACCTTTCGCTTTGGCGGATACCGAAAAGGTGTGAAACCGGCCGAGCTTCAAGACTGGGACTCGCCGATCTTGCCAGACCATGGACAATCACCTTAG
- a CDS encoding DUF1552 domain-containing protein, protein MRSRLTRRSFLRTAGVSIGLPLLGSMGASRLFADGSSAEATDVRRLLAISAPLGIHTPNFFPQTSGRGYQISPYLKPMEGLRDKFTVISGLKHPNVDGGHSAETSFLTGAAHPGQPSFQNTISVDQLAAEQIGFKTRFGSLTLAVGSSSLSYTRSGVKIPAERSPAKLFSKLFLDGSPQEKEKQMRRTEDGQSIMDLVQDQTRSINKNIGKEDNQTLDQYLTSVRELEQRLVLAEDWAKRSKPHVDRKVPDDVKDVSMLTERLSLMYEMIFLAIQTDSTRLITLMGPGGNEVVQLKGVNDGWHNLSHHGRDPDKIAMLSIIEFEEMRLLAELLRKLENAKEGDRSLLDQTAIMFGSSLGNASSHNNSNLPILAAGGHFRHGQHLAFDPEKAPPLCNLLVSYLQFLGLETDQFSSGNSTLTGLDFV, encoded by the coding sequence GTGCGTAGCCGCCTCACTCGCCGATCTTTTTTACGGACCGCTGGAGTCTCTATCGGCTTGCCGCTTTTAGGGAGTATGGGGGCTTCGCGATTATTTGCCGACGGAAGTTCTGCCGAGGCCACCGATGTGCGACGCTTGCTGGCCATTAGCGCTCCACTCGGGATTCATACCCCCAACTTCTTTCCGCAAACATCTGGACGGGGCTATCAAATCTCGCCCTACCTTAAACCAATGGAAGGCCTGCGTGATAAGTTCACCGTGATCTCAGGGCTAAAGCACCCCAATGTCGATGGTGGACACAGCGCGGAAACGAGTTTTCTAACCGGGGCTGCTCATCCCGGACAACCCAGTTTTCAGAATACAATTTCTGTAGATCAATTAGCCGCAGAGCAAATCGGCTTCAAAACTCGCTTTGGGTCACTGACCCTGGCAGTGGGATCAAGCAGTTTGTCCTACACACGAAGTGGTGTGAAGATTCCTGCTGAGCGAAGCCCAGCTAAGTTGTTTAGCAAACTCTTTCTCGATGGAAGCCCCCAAGAAAAAGAGAAGCAAATGCGGCGCACCGAGGATGGCCAAAGCATCATGGACTTGGTGCAAGATCAAACACGTAGCATCAACAAAAACATTGGTAAGGAAGACAATCAAACGCTCGATCAATATCTTACGAGTGTTCGCGAATTGGAGCAGCGGTTGGTCCTGGCCGAGGATTGGGCCAAACGTTCCAAGCCACATGTGGATCGGAAGGTGCCTGATGATGTCAAAGACGTCTCGATGCTAACCGAGCGTTTGAGTTTGATGTACGAAATGATTTTCCTGGCAATTCAAACCGATTCAACGCGTTTAATCACATTGATGGGACCCGGCGGAAACGAAGTAGTACAGCTTAAAGGCGTCAATGACGGCTGGCATAATCTTAGTCATCATGGGCGTGACCCCGACAAAATAGCGATGCTTTCGATTATTGAATTCGAAGAAATGCGTTTGTTGGCAGAACTACTCCGGAAACTGGAGAATGCGAAGGAAGGGGATCGTAGCCTCTTGGATCAGACGGCCATTATGTTTGGATCGAGCCTCGGGAATGCATCGAGTCATAACAACTCAAATCTACCCATCCTGGCCGCAGGAGGCCATTTCCGTCATGGGCAGCATTTGGCCTTCGACCCAGAAAAAGCACCGCCACTTTGCAACTTGTTGGTTAGCTACTTGCAGTTCTTGGGTTTGGAAACAGATCAGTTCTCGTCCGGCAACAGTACGCTGACCGGGCTCGATTTTGTTTAA
- a CDS encoding DUF1588 domain-containing protein, with translation MNFVDSDWTFLNQRLAEHYGYLDRRLAARYGLPKVEGHEHFQKVPIPSDLLRGGVLSQASVMKVTANGTTTSPVIRGVWVADKLLGRPAPPPPPGVPAVEPDIRGATTVRLQLEQHRNNPYCASCHKRIDPAGLALEEFDAIGGRRMRYRVIVEGKKGKNVAYLSGPRVISAYDLPDGRKFSNFDGFRKCLLDDDVFVKRVIAEKLLNYATGRRIGLAQRDTVNQIVAESAQQDYGLKSMIHAVVASDLFVAP, from the coding sequence ATGAACTTTGTCGATTCGGACTGGACCTTTCTGAATCAGCGGCTCGCGGAACATTACGGATACCTTGATCGGCGCCTGGCCGCTCGCTATGGCTTGCCCAAGGTCGAAGGGCACGAGCATTTTCAAAAGGTGCCTATCCCTTCCGATTTATTACGTGGAGGCGTGCTTTCGCAGGCCAGCGTAATGAAGGTGACCGCAAACGGGACAACGACATCTCCAGTGATTCGTGGTGTGTGGGTAGCGGACAAGCTGCTCGGTCGTCCGGCTCCTCCACCTCCGCCTGGGGTTCCTGCCGTGGAACCAGATATTCGTGGAGCAACCACCGTTCGTCTCCAGCTTGAACAGCATCGCAATAACCCATACTGTGCCAGTTGCCATAAGAGAATCGATCCGGCAGGTTTGGCACTAGAGGAATTCGATGCGATCGGTGGACGTAGGATGCGATACCGGGTGATCGTCGAAGGAAAGAAAGGCAAAAATGTCGCCTATCTGTCAGGTCCGCGGGTGATTTCAGCTTACGATTTACCTGATGGTCGCAAGTTCTCGAACTTTGATGGATTTCGCAAATGCCTTTTGGACGACGACGTTTTCGTGAAGCGGGTAATTGCCGAGAAGCTTCTAAATTACGCAACTGGTCGGCGTATCGGACTGGCGCAGCGTGACACGGTAAATCAAATTGTCGCCGAGTCTGCCCAGCAGGACTATGGCTTGAAGTCAATGATTCATGCCGTGGTGGCGAGTGATTTATTCGTTGCTCCGTAA
- a CDS encoding DUF1592 domain-containing protein has protein sequence MRHRKGVKNHVVDSSQPEADIERILREFIPRAYRRPVAEEQMIPFIKLAKDRLASGRTFEEAVRSGITAVLCSPQFLLLNSEPVVDDYAIASRMSYFLWSTMPDEELLQLAAEGKLKDPAVRQAQVERMIADPKIETFVNDFTGQWLDLYDLEFTTPDMRLYPEFDPLLLEAMKEETRLFF, from the coding sequence ATGCGACACCGAAAAGGTGTTAAGAATCATGTCGTTGACTCTTCCCAACCAGAAGCCGATATCGAACGGATTTTGCGAGAGTTCATTCCTCGTGCTTATCGTCGACCTGTTGCCGAAGAGCAGATGATTCCCTTTATTAAGCTGGCCAAGGATCGGCTTGCTTCGGGGCGAACTTTTGAGGAAGCCGTGCGTAGTGGCATTACCGCCGTCCTCTGTTCACCTCAATTTCTGTTGCTTAACAGCGAACCGGTTGTGGACGATTACGCGATTGCTTCGCGAATGTCTTACTTTCTTTGGTCGACCATGCCCGATGAAGAACTGTTGCAACTGGCTGCAGAAGGGAAACTAAAGGATCCTGCGGTACGGCAAGCTCAAGTCGAACGGATGATCGCAGATCCGAAGATCGAAACCTTCGTGAACGACTTTACGGGGCAGTGGCTTGATTTGTACGACCTCGAGTTTACGACGCCCGACATGCGTCTCTATCCAGAATTTGATCCGCTTTTGTTGGAAGCGATGAAGGAGGAAACGAGACTTTTCTTTTAA
- a CDS encoding DUF1587 domain-containing protein has product MECHGAETQEAKIRLDTLEFPSNEHVTAHVWKRVVDTVERGEMPPDYQDQPEDSEKQAWVEQVVHVIAQANPQPIALRRLNRLEYENTVHDLLGIDVPLADLLPEDGKVQGFDKGTDGLSFSSVLIEQYLEAANVAFDAAIRRYAPLPAEIRRTDLMSVSENIDSVRKKKGGVIEIDNSFVKFTPGWPPARLDPVNPIEDGVYRCRIAVWPHNPGDRTLAVAIYEGALFRGDTREFIGNFDVTGTSKEPRIIEFTCKFAEGDTIYVLPRIWPEHVTWRDKHEQRPGVGIVWA; this is encoded by the coding sequence GTGGAGTGTCACGGTGCCGAGACTCAGGAAGCCAAGATTCGCCTCGATACGCTTGAATTCCCTTCCAACGAGCACGTCACCGCTCACGTCTGGAAACGCGTAGTCGACACCGTCGAACGGGGCGAAATGCCACCAGATTATCAGGACCAACCCGAGGACTCCGAAAAGCAGGCCTGGGTTGAGCAAGTTGTTCATGTAATCGCCCAGGCAAATCCGCAGCCCATTGCTTTGCGCCGACTGAATCGGCTGGAATACGAGAATACGGTTCATGACCTGCTGGGAATCGATGTCCCTTTAGCCGATCTGTTGCCCGAAGATGGGAAAGTGCAAGGCTTTGATAAAGGGACGGATGGGCTCAGCTTTTCTTCGGTTTTAATTGAACAATATTTGGAGGCCGCAAACGTTGCCTTCGATGCGGCAATTCGACGTTACGCTCCCCTGCCGGCGGAGATTCGCCGGACTGATTTGATGTCGGTTTCTGAGAATATCGATTCGGTGCGTAAGAAAAAGGGAGGCGTCATCGAAATTGACAATTCGTTCGTTAAGTTTACTCCTGGCTGGCCTCCAGCTCGGCTCGACCCAGTTAATCCCATCGAAGATGGCGTCTATCGGTGCCGTATTGCCGTGTGGCCGCATAATCCGGGGGATCGAACACTTGCTGTTGCCATTTATGAGGGGGCTCTGTTTCGAGGGGATACACGAGAGTTTATAGGGAATTTTGATGTTACGGGAACTTCAAAAGAACCTCGGATAATCGAGTTTACCTGTAAGTTCGCAGAGGGAGATACGATCTACGTTCTGCCCCGAATTTGGCCTGAGCATGTCACCTGGCGAGATAAGCACGAACAGAGGCCGGGGGTTGGGATTGTTTGGGCGTAA
- a CDS encoding L-serine ammonia-lyase, with product MPSKSVQTTSSSEGHVEHPFVGVFDLFKIGIGPSSSHSVGPMRAAEMFLTELKQKNQIDLVVKVEVDLYGSLALTGIGHATDIAVLMGLQGEVPDEIDPAAVAGKLKVIREQHQLFLAGKRWIPFIEKENLHFHRKTFPQGHPNTLRFRAWASHEADQPLAEATYFSIGGGFVIQEGFEGKAIEHPASAVPFPFNSAAELLKLAEENRCGISQIAWENEKAFRSEAEIRAGLQRIWEAMQACVERGCRNEGILPGGLNVRRRAPSLFQTLSERPEANMRDPLNILDWVDLYAIAVNEENAAGGRVVTAPTNGAAGIIPAVLCYFDRFCPESTPEKIQQFLLTAAAIGALYKKNASISGAEVGCQGEVGVACSMAAGALTEVRGGNPRQVEEAAEIGMEHNLGLTCDPIKGLVQVPCIERNAMGAVKAINACRLALRGDGSHFVSLDRVIRVMKRTGADMSSRYKETSRGGLAVNISEC from the coding sequence GTGCCTTCTAAGTCTGTTCAAACAACTTCTTCCTCAGAAGGCCATGTGGAACATCCCTTCGTGGGCGTGTTCGATTTGTTCAAGATCGGCATTGGGCCTTCCAGTTCGCACAGTGTTGGACCGATGCGAGCAGCTGAAATGTTCCTGACGGAATTAAAGCAGAAGAATCAAATCGACCTAGTCGTTAAGGTCGAAGTGGATTTATATGGCTCACTTGCCCTAACCGGAATTGGCCATGCCACCGATATTGCCGTGTTGATGGGGTTGCAGGGCGAGGTGCCGGACGAAATCGATCCCGCTGCGGTCGCCGGTAAGCTGAAGGTTATTCGCGAACAGCATCAGTTATTCCTCGCGGGCAAACGTTGGATTCCGTTTATCGAGAAAGAGAATCTGCATTTTCATCGCAAGACGTTTCCCCAAGGGCATCCCAACACGCTGCGATTTCGCGCTTGGGCCTCGCATGAAGCGGATCAGCCGCTGGCAGAGGCAACTTACTTTTCGATCGGCGGCGGTTTCGTGATTCAGGAAGGATTCGAGGGGAAAGCGATTGAGCATCCCGCTTCGGCGGTGCCGTTTCCTTTCAATTCAGCGGCGGAACTGCTGAAACTAGCAGAAGAAAATCGCTGTGGCATTAGCCAGATTGCCTGGGAAAACGAAAAGGCTTTTCGCTCGGAGGCCGAGATTCGGGCTGGCTTGCAGAGGATTTGGGAGGCGATGCAAGCTTGCGTGGAGAGGGGGTGCCGTAACGAAGGCATCTTACCAGGTGGCCTGAATGTGCGTCGTCGTGCGCCGAGTTTGTTTCAAACGCTTTCCGAGCGACCGGAAGCAAACATGCGCGATCCACTTAATATTCTTGATTGGGTCGATCTCTACGCGATTGCTGTGAACGAAGAAAATGCAGCTGGCGGACGCGTTGTCACGGCGCCTACGAATGGGGCGGCTGGCATTATTCCGGCCGTGCTATGCTATTTCGATCGATTCTGTCCTGAATCAACGCCAGAGAAGATTCAGCAATTTCTGCTCACGGCGGCGGCCATTGGCGCTCTGTATAAGAAAAACGCTTCCATCTCAGGCGCGGAAGTTGGCTGTCAGGGAGAAGTGGGGGTGGCTTGCAGCATGGCCGCAGGTGCACTCACGGAAGTCCGAGGAGGAAATCCGCGTCAGGTGGAAGAAGCGGCCGAAATTGGAATGGAGCACAATCTTGGGCTAACCTGTGATCCCATCAAGGGGCTTGTCCAAGTACCTTGCATCGAACGCAACGCGATGGGGGCGGTCAAAGCAATTAATGCTTGCCGGCTGGCTTTGCGAGGCGATGGATCGCACTTCGTGTCGCTCGATCGGGTGATTCGCGTCATGAAGCGGACCGGGGCTGATATGTCGTCTCGCTATAAAGAGACCTCGCGCGGCGGCTTGGCGGTGAATATCAGCGAGTGCTAA